ATAGTCATAAACCAGATGGAAATGTTTATcgttttttacattatttttttttttttccttaatgTGGTTTCagtaattttcaaaataaatcatttatttttgcagaatctgcCATTCTCGGTAGAAAACAAGTGGAGGCTCCTTGGCATGATGGTGCTGTTCTTTGGCAGTGGATTCACCTTCCCGTTCATTGTTGTCAGGCATCAGATCCTGAAGAAATGAAGCTCCTATCAGTCGCACATTGTAAGTACCTTTGCATCATACAAATTCTGAGCACAAGTACTTCGTGACTctaagggtgtactcacactaggcgctCTGAACCGTGCCCGAGCACGTTTGACCCCCAAAGCCCGGTTTGACAAGTGTGATCGCTCTGTTCCGTGCCCGGGCGTGGTTCGTTTAGCCAGCCCTGGCCCACTTGGAAGAGGTGGGCCAGAGCACGGTTCGGTTGGGCTCGAGCGCAGCTCGCATGCAGTGTGAGCGCTAACCGTGCTGGAGCACGTAACAGCTACTACTTTGTGTGCGCTACTGTCATCATTATGACGACAAACAGCTTCATTACTACTTGGATAGTAAACTTTTAAATTCATGTACTTTTAATTTGAGTGTATCTGGGTTTATAACGGGTCTGGTTCTCACCTTATTGATGAACAGGAATTGTAGTTTGTGAGTAAAGCTGCAAAATTCCTCCATTAATGTGAGCTGCCT
This DNA window, taken from Megalobrama amblycephala isolate DHTTF-2021 linkage group LG4, ASM1881202v1, whole genome shotgun sequence, encodes the following:
- the LOC125267467 gene encoding cytochrome c oxidase subunit 7C, mitochondrial yields the protein MLGQAVRRFATSAVRSSHYAEGPGKNLPFSVENKWRLLGMMVLFFGSGFTFPFIVVRHQILKK